From Paracoccus suum, the proteins below share one genomic window:
- a CDS encoding ABC transporter substrate-binding protein, with amino-acid sequence MKRHIPTLAALMLAASTLAVSAAELRIGLESDPDALDPAKSRTFVGRIVFTAMCNKLIDVNEKLEFVPQLSTAWNLSEDGLTLSFTLREGVKFHDGTPFDAEAVKANIERAKTLEDSVRKSELASVESVEVVSPTEVRMHLTGPDATLLAQLSDRAGMMLSPTAFANGADVGANPVCSGPFKFVSRVSQDKIVLEKFADYWNADAIKLDRVVFLPIPDSTVRLANLQSGDLDMVNQLAATDMAAVSASGNLRVEQVVGLGYQGITFNTANGPRADNPAGKDARVREALNLSIDRQALSQVVFSGAMPPAGQPFPPDSIYHDPAFPPPARDVEKAKALLAEAGVKTPVRIDVQTPNTPVQMQMMQVVQSMAAEAGFDIQITAKEFATLIADAGKGDFEASQQGWSGRVDPDGNIHQFVTTDAGFNDGKYSNPDVDRLLNEARKVSDVETRKGLYNEAQQILSRDLPLIYLYYLPWLYGVDQGVQGFKPYPDGMIRLENVTDAD; translated from the coding sequence ATGAAAAGGCATATCCCGACTCTCGCCGCCCTGATGCTGGCGGCCAGCACACTGGCCGTGTCGGCCGCCGAGCTGCGTATCGGTCTCGAAAGCGATCCCGACGCGCTCGACCCGGCGAAATCGCGCACCTTTGTCGGCCGGATCGTCTTTACGGCGATGTGCAACAAGCTGATCGACGTGAACGAAAAGCTCGAGTTCGTGCCGCAGCTCTCGACGGCGTGGAACCTGTCGGAGGACGGTCTGACCCTGTCCTTCACCCTGCGCGAGGGGGTCAAGTTCCACGACGGCACCCCCTTTGACGCCGAGGCGGTCAAGGCCAACATCGAGCGCGCCAAGACCCTCGAGGACAGCGTACGCAAGTCCGAACTGGCCTCGGTCGAGAGCGTCGAGGTGGTCTCGCCGACAGAGGTGCGAATGCACCTGACCGGCCCGGACGCGACGCTGCTCGCGCAGCTTTCGGACCGGGCGGGGATGATGCTCTCGCCCACTGCTTTCGCCAATGGCGCGGATGTCGGCGCGAACCCGGTCTGCTCGGGGCCGTTCAAGTTCGTCAGCCGCGTCAGCCAGGACAAGATCGTGCTGGAAAAATTCGCTGACTACTGGAACGCCGACGCGATCAAGCTGGATCGGGTGGTCTTCCTGCCGATCCCCGACAGCACCGTGCGTCTCGCCAACCTGCAGTCGGGCGATCTGGACATGGTGAACCAGCTGGCGGCGACCGACATGGCGGCAGTTTCCGCCAGTGGCAACCTGCGGGTCGAGCAGGTCGTCGGACTGGGATACCAGGGCATCACCTTCAACACCGCCAACGGGCCCCGGGCTGACAACCCCGCCGGCAAGGATGCCCGCGTGCGCGAGGCGCTGAACCTGTCGATCGATCGTCAGGCGCTGAGCCAGGTGGTTTTCTCGGGCGCCATGCCGCCCGCTGGCCAACCGTTCCCGCCGGACAGCATCTATCACGATCCGGCCTTCCCGCCGCCGGCCCGCGACGTCGAGAAGGCCAAGGCGCTGCTCGCCGAGGCCGGCGTCAAGACTCCGGTGCGCATCGACGTGCAGACGCCGAACACGCCGGTGCAGATGCAGATGATGCAGGTCGTCCAGTCGATGGCGGCCGAGGCCGGCTTTGACATTCAGATCACCGCCAAGGAGTTTGCGACCCTGATCGCCGACGCCGGCAAGGGCGATTTCGAGGCCAGTCAGCAGGGTTGGTCCGGTCGGGTCGACCCGGACGGCAACATCCACCAGTTCGTGACGACCGATGCCGGCTTCAACGACGGAAAATATTCCAACCCCGATGTCGACCGCCTGCTCAACGAGGCGCGCAAGGTGTCCGATGTCGAGACCCGGAAAGGGCTCTACAACGAGGCCCAGCAGATTCTCAGCCGCGATCTGCCCCTGATCTACCTTTACTACCTGCCGTGGCTCTATGGGGTTGACCAGGGCGTGCAGGGGTTCAAGCCCTATCCGGACGGCATGATCCGTCTCGAGAACGTCACCGACGCCGACTGA
- a CDS encoding ABC transporter ATP-binding protein encodes MNAPVTPTAKADPILTVDGLEVHFPVGGGLFAPRQLVHAVNGVDLTVMPGQCLSLVGESGCGKTTTALAVMGLQDPTAGAITLEGRPVHGPGAPDRLARARLAQIVFQDPFSTLNPRQTVGRALGEPLRLHGMGDAAQRRAAVADALTQVGLPPEHAARYPHEFSGGQRQRIGIARALILGPRLIVLDEPVSALDVSIRAQIINLLMDLQQNLGLSYLMISHDLGVVEHVSDRVAVMFAGQIVEEGGWREVFTAPAHPYTRRLIETIPNPERLTGGAGTVLPPAPPPPAGTRYWPNAERRPDVNQPPAASTLVSIGDDHRVRVQAL; translated from the coding sequence ATGAACGCCCCAGTCACCCCCACGGCGAAGGCCGATCCGATCTTGACAGTCGACGGCCTCGAGGTTCACTTCCCGGTTGGCGGCGGCCTGTTCGCGCCGCGCCAACTGGTCCATGCGGTAAACGGTGTCGATCTGACCGTGATGCCGGGTCAATGCCTAAGCCTGGTCGGCGAATCGGGCTGCGGCAAGACGACGACCGCGCTTGCGGTGATGGGGCTGCAGGACCCCACGGCCGGAGCCATCACGCTGGAAGGCCGGCCGGTCCACGGCCCCGGTGCGCCGGACCGGCTGGCCCGCGCGCGGCTGGCGCAGATCGTATTCCAGGACCCGTTCTCGACCCTGAACCCGCGCCAGACCGTCGGCCGCGCGCTGGGCGAGCCGCTGCGCCTGCACGGCATGGGCGATGCGGCCCAGCGCCGCGCGGCAGTGGCGGACGCTCTGACCCAAGTCGGCCTGCCGCCCGAGCATGCCGCGCGCTATCCGCACGAGTTCTCGGGCGGTCAGCGCCAGCGGATCGGCATAGCCCGCGCACTGATCCTCGGGCCGCGCCTGATCGTGCTGGACGAGCCGGTCAGCGCGCTGGACGTCTCGATCCGGGCGCAGATCATCAACCTGCTGATGGACCTGCAGCAGAACCTTGGCCTCAGCTACCTGATGATTTCGCACGATCTGGGCGTGGTCGAGCATGTCTCGGACCGGGTGGCGGTGATGTTCGCCGGGCAGATCGTCGAGGAGGGGGGTTGGCGCGAGGTCTTTACCGCCCCCGCGCATCCCTACACCCGACGCCTGATCGAGACGATCCCGAACCCCGAGCGTCTAACAGGCGGCGCCGGCACAGTCCTGCCTCCCGCGCCGCCGCCGCCGGCCGGAACCCGCTACTGGCCCAACGCCGAGCGACGGCCCGACGTGAACCAGCCGCCCGCGGCGAGCACGCTGGTCAGCATCGGCGACGATCACCGGGTCCGCGTGCAAGCGCTTTAA
- a CDS encoding ABC transporter ATP-binding protein: protein MDGLDLDVAAGDTLCIVGESGCGKSLTALALMGLLPKSAKVSGRREVDGQGADFRDAHAMDGLRGDRIAMIFQEPMTSLNPAFSVGSQIAEAVLCHHDVTRTEAEARAVAIMARVGISDPQRRMRQYPHEMSGGMRQRIMIAMALVNEPRLLIADEPTTALDVTIQAQILDLIAQMQADARMGLVLITHDLGVVAQIATRVAVMYAGRVVESGSAAEVFADPQHPYTLGLLGSLPSLSGPRGRLATIPGSVPPAEAMPPGCRFASRCPFAAPICATRPPLRQVGGAGHDVACHFAPLDQYFRPAA, encoded by the coding sequence GTGGACGGGCTCGACCTTGATGTCGCGGCAGGTGACACGCTCTGCATCGTTGGCGAATCGGGTTGCGGCAAAAGCCTGACCGCGCTGGCGTTGATGGGCTTGCTGCCAAAATCTGCGAAGGTCTCGGGCCGGCGCGAAGTCGACGGGCAGGGTGCCGACTTCCGCGACGCGCACGCCATGGACGGCCTGCGCGGCGATCGCATCGCCATGATCTTTCAAGAGCCGATGACCTCGTTGAACCCCGCCTTCAGCGTCGGCAGCCAGATCGCCGAGGCGGTCCTGTGCCACCACGACGTCACTCGCACTGAGGCCGAGGCCCGCGCCGTCGCCATCATGGCCCGCGTCGGTATCAGCGATCCCCAGCGCCGCATGCGCCAGTATCCGCACGAGATGTCGGGCGGGATGCGCCAGCGGATCATGATCGCTATGGCCCTGGTGAACGAGCCGCGCCTGCTGATCGCGGACGAGCCGACCACCGCGCTGGACGTGACCATCCAGGCGCAGATCCTTGATCTGATCGCGCAGATGCAGGCCGATGCCCGGATGGGTCTGGTGCTGATCACCCATGACTTGGGGGTGGTGGCGCAGATCGCGACGCGTGTCGCGGTCATGTATGCCGGCCGCGTGGTGGAAAGCGGATCGGCGGCCGAGGTTTTTGCCGATCCGCAGCATCCCTATACGCTGGGGCTGCTCGGCTCGCTGCCCTCGCTCAGCGGGCCGCGGGGGCGGCTCGCGACCATTCCCGGGTCCGTTCCACCAGCCGAGGCGATGCCCCCCGGCTGCCGCTTTGCCAGCCGCTGCCCCTTTGCGGCGCCCATATGCGCCACGCGTCCGCCACTGCGCCAGGTGGGCGGGGCCGGCCACGATGTCGCCTGCCATTTCGCCCCGCTCGACCAGTATTTCAGGCCCGCGGCATGA
- a CDS encoding sulfite exporter TauE/SafE family protein, giving the protein MIAGIDSHALIELTALAAVSGVFGGVLAGLLGVGGGIVIVPTLYFALTLTGMDPALTMQVAVGTSLATIVFTALSSSYGHYRRGALDMALMRRWVPWIVLGVIFGSLVGGYVSGWVLVAVFATIAMIVALDMILRRPHDAAEPRGFSTPVWAILGFLTGAISAMMGIGGGTVGVPILNFLGYDIRRAVGTSAALGFVIGVPGAIIYAATGLGQPGLPPFSLGYVNLFLAAIIIPLSTWFAVYGVRLAHSIDRRRLRMAFGVFLLLTSLRMWIDLMTGAS; this is encoded by the coding sequence ATGATCGCCGGGATCGACAGTCACGCGCTGATCGAACTGACGGCCCTGGCCGCCGTCTCGGGTGTGTTCGGCGGCGTTCTCGCCGGCTTGCTGGGGGTCGGGGGCGGCATCGTCATCGTCCCCACGCTCTATTTCGCGCTGACGCTGACCGGGATGGACCCGGCGCTGACGATGCAGGTGGCGGTCGGCACCTCGCTTGCAACCATCGTCTTTACCGCGCTTTCTTCGAGCTACGGCCATTACCGGCGCGGGGCGCTGGACATGGCCCTGATGCGGCGTTGGGTACCGTGGATTGTCCTGGGGGTGATCTTCGGCAGCCTCGTCGGCGGCTATGTCTCGGGCTGGGTGCTGGTGGCGGTATTCGCAACGATCGCCATGATCGTGGCGCTGGACATGATCCTGCGTCGGCCGCACGACGCGGCCGAGCCGCGCGGCTTTTCCACCCCGGTATGGGCCATCCTCGGCTTTCTGACCGGCGCGATCTCGGCCATGATGGGCATCGGCGGGGGCACGGTCGGCGTGCCGATCCTGAACTTCCTCGGCTATGACATCCGCCGCGCCGTCGGCACCTCGGCCGCGCTGGGCTTTGTCATCGGCGTTCCGGGGGCGATCATCTATGCAGCGACTGGCCTCGGCCAGCCGGGCCTGCCGCCGTTTTCGCTGGGCTATGTGAACCTGTTCCTGGCGGCGATCATCATTCCTCTGTCGACATGGTTCGCGGTCTATGGCGTGCGGCTGGCGCATAGCATTGATCGGCGCCGCCTGCGCATGGCGTTTGGCGTGTTCCTGCTGCTGACCTCGCTGCGGATGTGGATCGACCTGATGACCGGCGCCAGCTGA
- a CDS encoding ABC transporter permease, which translates to MLSLFLRRLLVAIPTVLLITVLVFALQKMLPGDPVLALAGEDRDPATIAAIRDRLGLNDPLPVQYFRWLGNAVTGDLGVSLRTGEPVSKIIAQKLPVTLQLGTMALLIALMIGIPAGILSATRKGTAVDYGANLLALGGMSIPNFWLGIMLIMLVSVRWKLLPASGYVPLFTDPLQSLKTMIMPAFVLGTALAATLMRHTRSAMLGVLGSDYIRTARAKGVRERTVILKHAFRNALTPIVTLTALLFGELMAGAVLTEQIFTIPGFGKLVVDAVFTRDYSVVQGVVLVTAVGFIAMNLIADLLYILLNPRLRRST; encoded by the coding sequence ATGCTCAGCCTGTTTCTGCGCCGACTGCTGGTTGCGATCCCGACCGTGCTGCTGATCACGGTGCTGGTGTTCGCGCTGCAAAAGATGCTGCCGGGCGATCCGGTGCTGGCCCTTGCGGGCGAGGATCGCGACCCTGCGACCATTGCCGCCATACGCGACCGGCTGGGGCTGAACGATCCGCTGCCGGTGCAGTATTTTCGATGGCTCGGCAACGCGGTCACCGGCGATCTGGGCGTATCGCTGCGCACCGGCGAGCCGGTCTCGAAGATCATCGCGCAAAAGCTGCCGGTGACGCTGCAACTGGGCACCATGGCGCTGCTCATCGCGCTGATGATCGGCATTCCCGCCGGCATCCTTTCGGCGACGCGCAAGGGCACGGCGGTCGATTACGGCGCCAACCTGCTGGCGCTGGGGGGCATGTCGATCCCGAACTTCTGGCTGGGGATCATGCTTATCATGCTGGTGTCGGTGCGATGGAAACTGCTGCCGGCCTCGGGTTATGTGCCGCTGTTCACGGATCCGCTACAAAGCCTCAAGACCATGATCATGCCGGCTTTCGTGCTGGGCACGGCGCTGGCGGCGACCCTGATGCGGCATACCCGCTCCGCGATGCTGGGGGTGTTGGGCAGCGACTACATCCGCACCGCGCGGGCCAAGGGGGTGCGCGAGCGCACCGTCATCCTCAAGCACGCCTTTCGCAACGCACTGACCCCGATCGTGACCCTGACTGCGCTTCTGTTTGGCGAGTTGATGGCGGGCGCGGTGCTGACCGAGCAGATCTTTACCATTCCCGGCTTCGGAAAGCTGGTGGTCGATGCGGTGTTCACCCGCGATTACTCGGTCGTGCAGGGGGTCGTGCTGGTCACCGCGGTCGGCTTCATCGCCATGAACCTGATCGCTGACCTCCTCTACATCCTGCTGAACCCGCGTCTGCGGAGGTCGACATGA
- a CDS encoding ABC transporter permease, which produces MTDIATPDPAMVLAMPVSPARRSWRKFRGNRSALFGAAIIVVFTLAALLAPVLPIPAPAATDWAAVRHAPSAEHWLGTDEIGRDLLSRLIWGARASLAAGVISVAIAIALGVPLGLVAGYFGGWIDAIVSRMTEALLAVPFLILAIALAAFLGPSLTNAMIAIGISAMPVFIRLTRGEVINLRAEDYVEGAHAIGLPTRKILARYILPNALPPILVQATLTIATAIIAEASLSFLGLGQQPPAPSWGSMLNTAKNFMTQAPWMALWPGIAIFMVVLGFNLLGDGLRDALDPRD; this is translated from the coding sequence ATGACCGATATCGCCACCCCCGATCCCGCGATGGTGCTGGCGATGCCGGTCAGTCCGGCACGTCGCAGCTGGCGCAAGTTCCGCGGCAATCGCAGCGCCCTGTTCGGGGCGGCGATCATCGTGGTCTTTACACTCGCGGCCCTGCTGGCGCCGGTGCTGCCGATCCCGGCGCCCGCCGCGACTGACTGGGCGGCGGTGCGCCACGCGCCCTCGGCCGAGCACTGGCTGGGCACGGACGAGATCGGCCGCGACCTGCTCTCCCGCCTGATCTGGGGCGCGCGCGCCTCGCTGGCGGCGGGCGTCATCTCGGTCGCCATCGCCATCGCGCTGGGCGTGCCCCTCGGCCTCGTTGCCGGCTATTTCGGCGGCTGGATCGACGCCATCGTCTCGCGCATGACCGAGGCTCTGCTGGCCGTGCCGTTCCTGATCCTGGCCATCGCGCTCGCGGCGTTCCTCGGGCCGAGCCTTACCAACGCGATGATTGCGATCGGTATCTCCGCAATGCCGGTCTTTATCCGCCTGACCCGTGGCGAGGTCATCAACCTGCGGGCCGAGGATTATGTCGAAGGCGCCCACGCCATCGGCCTGCCGACGCGCAAGATCCTGGCGCGCTATATCCTGCCGAACGCCTTGCCGCCCATCCTGGTGCAGGCGACGCTCACCATCGCTACCGCCATCATCGCCGAGGCCTCGCTCTCGTTCCTCGGCCTCGGGCAGCAGCCGCCGGCGCCAAGCTGGGGCTCGATGCTGAACACCGCCAAGAACTTCATGACCCAGGCGCCATGGATGGCGCTGTGGCCGGGGATCGCGATCTTCATGGTAGTCCTCGGCTTCAACCTGCTCGGTGACGGGCTGCGCGACGCGCTTGACCCGCGCGACTGA
- a CDS encoding gamma-glutamyltransferase family protein, with product MSDFTTRPEIRGTFGAVTSTHWIASASGMAMLERGGNAFDAAVATGLVLQIVEPHLCGPGGDLPVIYKTADGEPQVLCAQGTAPAAATAEAFAPHKVIPGSGLLATVVPGAFDGWMSLLAEHGRLPLSEVMGPAIFYAREGHPVLPRVAATIAGLKDFFASDWPTSAEVWCAGGSGPAVGGLLANPALAATYQRIVDEAEAASDDRTAQIEAARAIWSDGFVADAIGAFTSTAELSNNIGGRDRALLSRDDLAGWRCRTEAPLSIDYHGWQVFKTGPWGQGPVLLQALAILRGIDLAAMDPMGEEFVHTVIEAMKLAFADREAFYGDPDFADIPMDVLLSEEYASARRALITDVASREQRPGRIPGYEPLADAAIARASGDFAAGPSVEPTMAHMTERRGDTVHLDVIDRWGNVVSATPSGGWLQSSPIVPGLGFALNSRAQMFWLEPGSPSSLQPGARPRTTLTPSLATKDGRWLSFGTPGGDQQDQWQLIWFLRFVHHGDSAGSAPETGNLQALMDMPLFHSTHFQGSFYPRRAEPAKMLIEETIGEDVIAALRARGHEVDVAPAWSIGRLTAALREPDGVIRAAATPRLMQAYAVGR from the coding sequence ATGAGCGATTTCACCACCCGTCCCGAGATTCGCGGCACCTTTGGCGCGGTCACCTCGACCCACTGGATCGCCTCGGCCTCCGGCATGGCCATGCTGGAGCGTGGCGGCAACGCGTTTGATGCCGCGGTGGCGACCGGCCTGGTGCTGCAGATCGTCGAGCCGCATTTGTGCGGGCCGGGCGGCGATCTGCCGGTGATCTACAAGACCGCCGACGGCGAGCCGCAGGTGCTGTGCGCGCAGGGCACCGCACCCGCCGCGGCGACGGCCGAGGCCTTTGCCCCGCATAAGGTCATCCCCGGCTCGGGGCTGTTGGCGACCGTGGTGCCCGGCGCTTTCGATGGCTGGATGTCGCTGTTGGCCGAGCATGGCCGTCTGCCGCTGTCCGAGGTGATGGGTCCCGCGATCTTTTACGCCCGCGAGGGCCATCCGGTCCTGCCGCGCGTCGCCGCCACCATCGCCGGGCTGAAGGATTTCTTTGCCTCCGACTGGCCAACCTCTGCGGAGGTCTGGTGCGCCGGCGGCAGCGGCCCCGCGGTCGGGGGCCTCCTTGCAAACCCCGCGCTTGCCGCGACCTATCAGCGGATCGTCGACGAGGCCGAGGCCGCCTCCGACGACCGCACCGCGCAGATCGAGGCGGCGCGCGCCATCTGGTCCGACGGTTTCGTGGCCGACGCGATCGGCGCGTTCACCAGCACGGCCGAGTTGTCCAACAATATCGGCGGCCGCGACCGGGCCCTGCTGTCCCGCGATGACCTGGCCGGCTGGCGCTGCCGCACCGAGGCGCCGCTGTCCATCGACTATCACGGCTGGCAGGTGTTCAAGACCGGACCTTGGGGGCAGGGCCCGGTGCTGCTGCAGGCCCTCGCGATCCTGCGCGGCATCGACCTGGCGGCCATGGACCCGATGGGTGAGGAGTTCGTCCACACGGTGATCGAGGCGATGAAACTGGCCTTCGCCGATCGCGAGGCCTTCTACGGCGATCCCGATTTCGCCGACATTCCGATGGATGTGCTGCTGTCCGAGGAATATGCGAGTGCCCGCCGCGCGCTGATCACCGACGTCGCCTCGCGCGAGCAACGCCCGGGCCGCATCCCTGGGTACGAGCCACTGGCAGATGCGGCCATCGCCCGCGCGAGCGGCGATTTTGCCGCCGGTCCCAGCGTCGAGCCGACCATGGCCCACATGACCGAACGGCGGGGCGACACCGTCCACCTCGACGTCATCGACCGCTGGGGCAACGTCGTCTCGGCCACGCCCTCGGGCGGCTGGCTGCAAAGCTCGCCTATCGTGCCGGGCCTGGGGTTTGCCTTGAACAGCCGCGCGCAGATGTTCTGGCTCGAGCCGGGCTCGCCCTCGTCGCTGCAGCCGGGTGCGCGGCCGCGCACGACGCTGACGCCTTCGCTCGCCACCAAGGACGGCCGCTGGCTGTCCTTTGGCACGCCCGGCGGCGACCAGCAGGACCAGTGGCAACTGATCTGGTTCCTGCGCTTTGTCCACCATGGCGACAGTGCCGGCAGCGCGCCCGAAACCGGCAACCTGCAGGCGCTGATGGACATGCCGCTGTTCCATTCGACCCACTTCCAGGGCAGCTTTTACCCACGCCGGGCCGAGCCCGCGAAAATGCTGATCGAGGAGACCATCGGCGAGGACGTGATCGCTGCCCTGCGCGCCCGCGGGCACGAGGTTGACGTTGCGCCCGCATGGTCCATCGGCCGCCTGACCGCCGCACTGCGCGAGCCGGACGGCGTGATCCGCGCCGCCGCCACCCCGCGCCTGATGCAGGCCTACGCGGTCGGACGCTGA
- a CDS encoding ABC transporter ATP-binding protein, with the protein MSALLQALDVRRHFAMGGLLNPQPPVRAVDGVSLSVQRGETFAIVGESGCGKSTLARVLARLTVPTSGTVQFDGTDIASLKGLGLQQLRRRLQFIFQDPFSSLNPRASVATLIGEPLETHAPGLSRQQRREQVAQMLSRVGLRPEHMQRYPHEFSGGQRQRIGIARALASGPDLVIADEPVSALDVSVQAQVVNLLGELRDELGLTLVIIAHDLAVIRHMSDRVAVMYLGRVVETGPTDALFASPRHPYTRALLSAIPEAVPGQPRRHEALRGEIPSPARPPSGCRFHTRCPFVQDLCRTSEPALTPDAGGHATACHFWPEIAARHPAPGFVHAGGRGATAEARLALYRQAVDGRIVQQAPPQSPQQQPSQRNPA; encoded by the coding sequence ATGAGCGCGCTGCTTCAGGCCCTCGATGTGCGCCGCCACTTTGCCATGGGCGGCTTGCTGAACCCGCAACCGCCGGTTCGTGCAGTGGATGGTGTCTCGCTGAGCGTTCAGCGCGGCGAGACCTTTGCCATCGTCGGAGAATCGGGCTGCGGCAAGTCCACGCTGGCGCGGGTGCTGGCTCGACTGACCGTTCCCACCTCCGGGACGGTCCAGTTCGACGGCACCGACATCGCCAGTCTCAAGGGGCTCGGGCTGCAGCAACTGCGCCGGCGGCTGCAGTTCATCTTTCAGGACCCCTTTTCGTCCCTGAACCCGCGTGCCAGCGTGGCGACGCTAATCGGCGAGCCGCTGGAGACGCACGCGCCCGGCCTTTCGCGCCAACAGCGGCGCGAGCAGGTGGCGCAGATGCTGAGCCGGGTCGGCCTGCGCCCCGAGCACATGCAACGCTACCCGCACGAGTTTTCCGGTGGGCAGCGGCAGCGCATCGGCATTGCCCGCGCCCTCGCCTCGGGCCCCGATCTAGTGATCGCGGATGAGCCGGTCAGCGCGCTCGATGTCTCTGTCCAGGCGCAGGTCGTGAACCTGCTGGGTGAGTTGCGCGACGAATTGGGCCTGACCCTGGTCATCATCGCCCACGACCTGGCAGTGATCCGCCACATGAGCGACCGGGTCGCGGTGATGTATCTGGGCCGCGTCGTCGAGACCGGCCCGACCGACGCCCTGTTCGCAAGCCCGCGCCACCCCTACACCCGCGCCCTGCTGTCTGCGATCCCCGAGGCGGTGCCCGGTCAGCCGCGCCGGCACGAAGCCCTGCGTGGCGAGATTCCCAGCCCGGCGCGCCCGCCCTCCGGCTGCCGTTTCCACACCCGATGTCCATTTGTCCAAGACCTGTGCCGGACCAGCGAGCCGGCATTGACGCCCGACGCTGGTGGCCATGCCACCGCTTGCCATTTCTGGCCCGAAATCGCCGCTCGCCACCCGGCCCCCGGTTTTGTCCATGCCGGCGGTCGCGGCGCCACGGCTGAGGCGCGGCTGGCGCTTTATCGCCAGGCCGTCGACGGGCGCATCGTCCAACAGGCACCACCGCAGTCCCCTCAGCAGCAGCCCTCGCAAAGGAATCCCGCGTGA
- a CDS encoding PQQ-dependent sugar dehydrogenase → MDLLARATAVVGGVMVALRKSSAPRTAAFGSAPEIPAARDQGALMTLKMPVAHGWRDGRLPVAAPGLAVNAFVRDLDHPRWVEVLPNGDVLVAEALQEPSSAPEGIIDRARHATMRRAGAIGRSANRITLCRDPNGDGVAEDCRPFLENQRQPFGMALVGDTFYVGNTDGIVAFDYQPDGITGAGQRIVDFKPGGHWTRSLLASPDGRRLYCGVGSQSNIGEDGMEAEEGRAAIWEVDLATGAARIFAGGLRNPVGLAWEPGSGSLWTVVNERDGLGDETPPDYLTSVRDGGFYGWPYSYWGGTVDDRVPQDPALVAQAIAPDYALGGHTASLGLCWMPAGTLPGFPEGMVIGQHGSWNRSTLSGYKLIFVPFADGRPSGPARDILTGFLSEDEKLAYGRPVGVTIGPGGRSLLMADDVGNVVWRVTGA, encoded by the coding sequence ATGGACCTGCTTGCCCGCGCAACTGCCGTCGTTGGGGGCGTCATGGTGGCGCTGCGCAAGTCCTCGGCCCCTCGGACGGCAGCCTTTGGCAGCGCGCCCGAGATTCCCGCGGCCCGCGATCAGGGAGCGTTGATGACGCTGAAAATGCCCGTCGCCCATGGCTGGCGGGACGGCCGCCTGCCGGTTGCCGCACCGGGCCTTGCAGTAAACGCCTTCGTACGCGACCTCGACCACCCGCGCTGGGTCGAGGTGCTGCCGAATGGCGATGTGCTGGTCGCCGAGGCCCTGCAAGAGCCCTCGTCGGCCCCCGAGGGGATCATCGACCGCGCGAGGCACGCCACCATGCGCCGCGCCGGCGCCATCGGGCGCAGCGCCAACCGTATCACCCTTTGCCGTGATCCGAACGGTGATGGCGTCGCCGAAGACTGCCGCCCGTTCCTGGAAAACCAGCGCCAGCCCTTTGGTATGGCCCTGGTGGGCGACACATTCTACGTCGGTAACACCGACGGCATCGTGGCCTTCGACTATCAGCCGGACGGGATCACCGGCGCGGGCCAGCGCATCGTTGATTTCAAGCCCGGCGGCCACTGGACACGCAGCCTGCTGGCCTCGCCCGATGGCCGGCGGCTTTATTGCGGCGTCGGCTCGCAAAGCAACATTGGCGAGGATGGCATGGAGGCCGAGGAAGGCCGCGCGGCCATCTGGGAGGTCGACCTGGCCACAGGCGCCGCGCGCATTTTTGCCGGCGGCCTGCGCAACCCGGTCGGCCTGGCGTGGGAGCCGGGGTCCGGCAGCCTTTGGACCGTCGTGAACGAGCGTGACGGCCTCGGCGACGAGACCCCGCCCGACTACCTGACCAGCGTGCGGGATGGCGGCTTTTACGGATGGCCCTACAGCTACTGGGGCGGCACCGTCGATGACCGCGTGCCCCAGGACCCGGCGCTCGTCGCGCAGGCAATCGCACCCGACTATGCGCTTGGCGGGCATACCGCCTCGCTGGGGCTTTGCTGGATGCCGGCAGGCACGCTGCCCGGCTTTCCCGAGGGCATGGTCATCGGCCAGCATGGCTCCTGGAATCGTTCGACCCTCAGCGGCTACAAGCTGATCTTCGTGCCCTTCGCCGATGGCCGCCCCAGCGGGCCGGCGCGCGACATCCTGACCGGCTTTCTGTCCGAGGATGAAAAGCTGGCGTATGGCCGCCCGGTTGGGGTGACGATTGGCCCGGGCGGGCGCTCGCTGCTGATGGCGGACGACGTCGGAAACGTTGTCTGGCGCGTCACGGGAGCCTGA